In Chryseobacterium lactis, a single genomic region encodes these proteins:
- the carB gene encoding carbamoyl-phosphate synthase large subunit: MAKRTDIKTILVIGSGPIIIGQAAEFDYAGTQACLSLKEEGYKVILINSNPATIMTDVEIADKVYIEPISLQFVSHIIRKERPDALLPTLGGQTGLNMAVELEKSGILEECKVEVLGTTLSAINRAEDRDLFRELMRELNEPVPESDIVNTVEGALSFAENIGYPVIVRPAFTMGGTGGGIASNEVELKEIAELGLKYSPVTQCLIEKSIAGFKEIEYEVMRDANDNAIVVCNMENIDPVGVHTGDSIVVAPSQTLSDREYQLLRNASLKIIRALGIEGGCNVQLALDPHSFEYYIIEVNPRVSRSSALASKATGYPIAKIAAKIAVGLTLDEIMNPVTGKTYACFEPALDYVVTKFPRFPFDKFETADRRLSTQMKATGEVMAIGRNLEESLQKAIRSLETGIKHLGLKTKQAQALTAEEIERRIRVCDDERLFIIGDALRRGYDWEQIVEWSKIDKFFIWKLKKLVDFEKIIAENKFDKETLIEAKRLGFADINIAVLWDVKEREVFNFRKENGIMPVYKMVDTCAAEFESETPYFYGTYEEENESVVSDKEKIIVLGSGPIRIGQGVEFDYATVHSVWAIKEMGYEAIIINNNPETVSTDFSISDKLYFEPLTEEDVMNIIELEKPKGVVVQFGGQTAINLADKLASHGVQILGTSLEDLDRAENRDKFEKALQEMGIPQPNGRTSTSKEEAIKIANEIGYPVLVRPSYVLGGRAMEIVYAEAELAHYMENAVDASPEHPVLVDKYMVGKEIEVDAICDGETVVIPGIMEHIERAGVHSGDSIAVYPPQNISQSEIDTLVDYTKRLAKGLKVIGLMNIQYVLFEGNVYVIEVNPRSSRTVPFLSKITEVPMANLATKAILGQKLKDLGYKDGLVPNKEGVFVKVPVFSFSKLTKVDISLGPEMKSTGEVMGKDTTLEKALYKGLVAAGRKVPMHGSILFTVADKHKEEAADLAARFHEVGFRIWATEGTAKFFEQKGIPCKIGYKIGEESVNLIDLIQKGKVQYVVNTTTKGKQAERDGFQIRRMSVENGVPCLTSMDTVEAILKVIESMSFKMETM; encoded by the coding sequence ATGGCAAAACGTACAGATATAAAAACAATTTTAGTAATCGGTTCAGGACCTATCATCATTGGTCAGGCAGCTGAATTTGACTACGCAGGAACGCAGGCTTGTCTGTCTTTGAAAGAAGAAGGCTACAAGGTAATTTTGATCAACTCAAACCCTGCAACAATTATGACGGATGTAGAAATCGCAGATAAAGTATATATCGAGCCGATTTCATTACAGTTTGTAAGCCACATCATCAGAAAAGAGCGTCCCGATGCATTATTACCAACCTTGGGAGGGCAGACAGGATTGAATATGGCAGTTGAGTTGGAAAAATCAGGAATTCTTGAAGAATGCAAAGTGGAGGTATTAGGTACAACACTTTCTGCAATCAACAGAGCTGAAGACAGAGATCTTTTCCGTGAGTTGATGAGAGAATTGAACGAACCTGTTCCTGAATCTGATATCGTAAATACGGTGGAAGGAGCGCTTTCTTTCGCTGAGAATATCGGATATCCTGTGATCGTTCGTCCTGCCTTTACGATGGGAGGTACCGGAGGTGGTATCGCTTCTAATGAGGTTGAATTAAAAGAAATTGCTGAACTTGGGTTAAAATACAGCCCTGTTACACAATGTCTTATCGAAAAATCAATCGCAGGTTTCAAAGAGATTGAATACGAAGTAATGCGTGATGCAAACGACAACGCCATTGTGGTTTGTAACATGGAAAACATAGATCCGGTTGGAGTTCACACAGGAGATTCAATCGTAGTAGCGCCTTCTCAGACACTTTCAGACAGAGAGTATCAATTGTTGAGAAATGCTTCTTTAAAAATCATCAGAGCATTAGGAATTGAAGGTGGATGTAACGTACAGTTGGCATTAGACCCACATTCATTCGAATACTATATCATCGAGGTAAACCCTAGAGTTTCCCGATCATCAGCACTAGCAAGTAAGGCGACAGGATACCCGATTGCAAAAATCGCTGCGAAAATCGCTGTAGGATTGACGCTGGATGAAATTATGAATCCGGTAACTGGAAAAACATACGCATGTTTTGAGCCGGCTCTTGACTATGTAGTAACGAAATTCCCAAGATTCCCATTCGATAAATTCGAAACTGCAGACAGAAGACTTTCTACACAGATGAAAGCGACTGGTGAAGTAATGGCGATCGGAAGAAACCTTGAAGAATCTTTACAAAAAGCAATCCGTTCACTGGAAACAGGAATCAAGCATTTAGGATTAAAGACAAAACAAGCTCAGGCACTTACTGCTGAAGAAATCGAAAGAAGAATCAGAGTTTGTGATGATGAGAGATTATTCATCATAGGAGATGCTTTAAGAAGAGGATACGACTGGGAACAAATCGTAGAATGGAGCAAAATTGATAAGTTCTTCATCTGGAAACTAAAAAAATTAGTAGACTTCGAAAAAATTATCGCTGAAAATAAATTCGATAAAGAAACATTAATCGAGGCTAAGAGATTAGGTTTTGCAGATATCAATATCGCGGTCCTTTGGGATGTAAAAGAGCGTGAAGTTTTCAACTTCAGAAAAGAAAACGGAATAATGCCGGTTTACAAAATGGTAGACACGTGTGCCGCTGAGTTTGAATCTGAAACCCCTTACTTCTACGGAACTTACGAAGAAGAAAACGAAAGTGTTGTTTCAGACAAAGAAAAGATCATTGTACTGGGCTCAGGACCTATCAGAATCGGTCAGGGAGTTGAATTTGACTACGCGACAGTTCACTCGGTTTGGGCGATCAAAGAAATGGGTTACGAAGCAATTATCATCAACAATAACCCTGAAACAGTTTCTACAGACTTCTCAATCTCTGATAAACTATACTTCGAGCCATTAACGGAAGAAGATGTAATGAACATCATCGAGCTTGAAAAACCTAAAGGAGTAGTTGTACAGTTCGGAGGACAGACAGCGATCAACCTTGCAGATAAATTAGCTTCTCACGGAGTACAGATCTTAGGAACTTCGCTGGAAGATCTTGACAGAGCTGAAAACAGAGATAAATTCGAAAAAGCACTTCAGGAGATGGGAATTCCTCAGCCAAACGGAAGAACTTCCACTTCGAAAGAAGAAGCTATAAAAATTGCGAACGAAATCGGTTACCCGGTATTGGTTCGTCCAAGCTACGTTCTTGGAGGTAGAGCAATGGAAATTGTATATGCAGAAGCAGAACTGGCCCATTATATGGAAAATGCGGTAGATGCGAGCCCTGAACATCCTGTTTTGGTTGACAAATACATGGTTGGAAAGGAAATTGAAGTTGATGCAATCTGTGATGGTGAAACAGTAGTAATTCCAGGAATTATGGAACACATCGAAAGAGCGGGAGTTCACTCCGGAGACTCTATCGCAGTGTATCCACCACAGAATATTTCACAAAGCGAAATCGATACTTTAGTAGATTATACAAAAAGACTGGCAAAAGGATTGAAGGTGATCGGATTGATGAATATCCAGTACGTTCTTTTTGAAGGAAATGTTTATGTGATCGAAGTAAACCCACGTTCTTCAAGAACGGTTCCTTTCTTATCTAAAATCACAGAAGTTCCGATGGCGAACCTTGCTACAAAAGCAATTTTAGGACAAAAACTGAAAGATCTTGGATATAAAGATGGTTTAGTACCAAATAAAGAAGGCGTTTTTGTAAAAGTTCCTGTGTTCTCTTTCTCAAAACTAACGAAAGTGGATATCTCTCTAGGACCAGAAATGAAGTCTACAGGAGAGGTTATGGGGAAAGATACAACACTTGAAAAGGCACTTTATAAAGGATTGGTTGCAGCAGGAAGAAAAGTTCCGATGCATGGTTCTATCCTGTTTACTGTAGCAGACAAGCATAAGGAAGAAGCAGCTGATCTGGCAGCAAGATTCCATGAAGTAGGATTCAGAATCTGGGCGACGGAAGGAACTGCAAAATTCTTCGAACAAAAAGGAATTCCTTGTAAAATAGGATACAAAATCGGCGAAGAAAGTGTAAACCTTATCGACCTGATCCAGAAAGGAAAAGTTCAGTATGTAGTCAATACCACTACAAAAGGGAAGCAAGCTGAAAGAGACGGATTCCAGATCAGAAGAATGAGTGTGGAAAACGGTGTTCCTTGTTTAACTTCGATGGATACGGTAGAAGCCATTCTGAAAGTAATCGAAAGCATGAGCTTCAAAATGGAGACGATGTAA
- a CDS encoding carboxylesterase family protein has translation MKIYILLLILIFSTNSAFAQKKEFRDDKVDTLMFVNNRKIVNSLNTEPFLKKIFSKDNLQIPYRLLTPKNNVKTKKFPLVITFHNSTRIGTDNENQLEPFAKIWLRDDIYSKYECYVIAPQFSKRSSNYENNAENILISKPSDEAVAVLDLIKNVEKEYPNIDKNRIYLIGYSMGASTAQNLMSLQPDTFAAEVSVAAVPDLSHLEKVNKKNIWLIHGAKDQENPYVGSVELFNKLSLDPNVIFTTFNHLNHNNIVIPFLLTEEIPKWLFGKHK, from the coding sequence ATGAAAATTTATATTTTATTATTGATCTTAATTTTCAGTACAAATTCAGCTTTTGCCCAGAAAAAAGAATTCCGCGATGACAAAGTTGATACCTTAATGTTTGTCAACAACCGGAAAATAGTAAATAGTCTTAATACTGAGCCTTTCCTGAAAAAGATATTCTCAAAAGATAATTTACAAATCCCTTACAGGCTTTTAACTCCAAAAAATAATGTAAAGACTAAAAAATTTCCATTGGTTATTACGTTTCATAATTCAACCAGAATCGGAACGGATAACGAAAATCAACTCGAACCGTTTGCTAAAATCTGGTTAAGAGATGATATTTACAGCAAATATGAATGCTATGTTATAGCACCACAATTCAGTAAACGTTCTTCCAATTATGAGAATAATGCTGAAAATATACTGATTTCAAAACCATCAGATGAAGCTGTTGCAGTATTGGATTTAATAAAAAATGTAGAAAAGGAATATCCAAATATTGATAAGAATAGAATTTATTTAATAGGATATTCAATGGGAGCTTCAACAGCGCAGAACTTGATGAGTCTTCAACCTGATACTTTTGCTGCCGAAGTTTCTGTGGCAGCCGTTCCGGATCTTTCCCATCTTGAGAAAGTAAATAAGAAAAATATCTGGTTGATTCATGGTGCAAAGGATCAAGAAAATCCTTACGTCGGAAGTGTTGAGCTATTCAACAAACTTTCGTTAGATCCTAATGTGATTTTCACGACTTTCAATCATCTCAATCACAATAATATTGTTATTCCTTTTTTATTAACAGAAGAAATACCGAAATGGTTGTTTGGAAAACATAAATAA
- a CDS encoding DUF1801 domain-containing protein: MNIRQQIENYIIAQPEPKRNDMQGLHERILQILPSCKLWFLDGKNEQGKLVSNSNIGYGSYLIKYADGTTKEFYRIGISANTTGISVYIMGISDKNYLPQTYGKRIGKATVTGYCIKFKALKEINIEILEDAIQYGIQPGF; this comes from the coding sequence ATGAATATCCGGCAACAAATAGAAAACTACATTATCGCCCAACCAGAGCCCAAACGTAATGATATGCAGGGACTTCATGAGCGCATATTACAAATTCTACCCTCATGTAAATTATGGTTTCTGGATGGTAAAAACGAGCAAGGTAAATTGGTTTCCAATTCTAATATAGGATACGGCTCGTACCTCATAAAATATGCTGACGGCACAACCAAAGAATTCTACCGTATCGGGATCAGTGCCAATACAACCGGAATTTCAGTATATATTATGGGAATCAGCGATAAAAATTATCTGCCTCAAACTTATGGAAAAAGAATAGGTAAGGCAACCGTAACCGGATATTGCATCAAATTTAAAGCATTGAAAGAGATCAATATTGAAATTCTTGAAGATGCGATACAGTATGGTATTCAACCTGGATTTTAA
- a CDS encoding AraC family transcriptional regulator: MATGWQLIYVAGISISLFLFIMLISKRKKTGADKILSIWFFFALVHLIFIAWYASGLAYKTPVLVGWELPLPFLHGPFLYLYILFLSGQQRYRRFYLLHFIPAILVAFILAFVLPEVHSSTSALSAFTPLFHGMVTCIMISGVVYVILSLILLNRHQRNIVGQFSNTDKITLNWMRYLISGMGVIWIVVIFTQSAQALYVAVALFIFFIGYFGIRQTGIFSDILSPHEVFLPTILETSVQSEEPDHIAASADRIKYEKTKVDEDKASEIQAQLVVLMEEQESYKDPELTLGDLAGMLNIPPGTLSQVINSKEGKNFYDYINTFRIEAFKQLLSKPESRQYTLLSLAFECGFNSKTSFNRNFKKITGISPSVYAKNITIDISSGE, encoded by the coding sequence ATGGCAACAGGCTGGCAACTTATTTACGTAGCTGGAATTTCAATTTCGCTTTTTCTTTTCATCATGTTGATCAGTAAGCGGAAGAAAACCGGTGCAGACAAAATTTTGAGCATTTGGTTTTTTTTCGCCTTAGTGCATTTGATCTTTATTGCATGGTACGCTTCAGGATTGGCATATAAAACTCCGGTACTCGTAGGATGGGAATTACCGTTACCGTTCCTTCATGGTCCTTTTTTATACCTGTATATTTTATTTTTAAGTGGGCAGCAGCGTTACAGAAGGTTTTATCTGCTTCATTTTATTCCAGCTATTTTGGTGGCATTTATATTGGCTTTTGTACTCCCTGAAGTACACTCGAGTACCTCAGCATTATCAGCTTTCACCCCTCTATTTCATGGGATGGTTACCTGTATTATGATTTCAGGTGTTGTGTATGTAATCCTTTCACTAATCCTGCTTAACAGACATCAACGGAATATTGTGGGGCAATTTTCCAACACAGATAAAATTACACTTAACTGGATGCGATATCTTATTTCGGGAATGGGTGTAATTTGGATCGTTGTGATTTTTACCCAATCGGCACAAGCTCTGTATGTTGCAGTTGCATTATTTATCTTCTTTATCGGATATTTCGGAATCCGACAGACAGGAATTTTTTCAGATATATTATCACCACACGAAGTATTCCTTCCTACAATTCTTGAAACATCTGTTCAATCGGAAGAACCTGATCATATTGCAGCATCTGCGGACCGCATTAAGTATGAAAAAACAAAAGTGGATGAAGATAAGGCTTCTGAAATCCAAGCCCAACTGGTGGTTTTAATGGAAGAACAGGAATCTTATAAGGATCCTGAACTCACTTTAGGAGATCTGGCCGGAATGCTGAACATTCCGCCGGGAACTCTTTCACAGGTCATCAATTCAAAAGAAGGCAAAAACTTTTATGACTATATCAATACTTTCAGGATAGAAGCTTTCAAACAATTACTATCAAAACCCGAAAGCCGGCAATATACCCTGTTGTCACTGGCCTTTGAGTGTGGATTTAATTCTAAAACCAGTTTTAACCGGAATTTTAAAAAAATCACGGGTATATCTCCGAGTGTTTATGCCAAGAATATTACCATTGATATATCATCCGGAGAATAG
- a CDS encoding alpha/beta hydrolase, whose translation MDKYYIACFSLLLLFLTACRENEFDKESVKEFTLSSAINGSNYHIKVALPKNYPSASEYKTIYVLDSKWDFDFVAREVQKQSENFHRDDVLVVGIGWGNDRLDDYLPVPFKNGKGLADDFVKVINNELIPKLEKDFHAADSREDRVILGHSAGGLFGVYCFTNYPDIFGNYLCLSPSLWIGDQIVLSNEKKNRIANQTRNGRFFLAAGEVEEGGIRPPIEALRQILDRYYKGFSQEYKIAKGLDHLGSKKPNIREAISFYFQQH comes from the coding sequence ATGGACAAATATTATATTGCTTGTTTCAGTCTGTTACTATTATTTTTAACGGCTTGCCGGGAAAACGAATTTGATAAAGAATCTGTAAAAGAATTTACACTCAGCTCAGCTATTAACGGAAGTAATTATCATATAAAAGTTGCATTACCTAAAAATTATCCTTCCGCTTCGGAATACAAAACCATTTATGTTTTGGATTCAAAATGGGATTTTGATTTTGTGGCAAGGGAAGTACAAAAGCAGTCAGAGAATTTTCATCGTGATGATGTTTTGGTTGTAGGAATCGGATGGGGTAATGACCGGCTGGACGATTATCTTCCTGTTCCTTTTAAGAACGGAAAAGGTCTTGCTGATGACTTTGTAAAGGTGATTAATAATGAATTGATTCCCAAGTTAGAAAAAGACTTTCATGCTGCTGATTCCAGAGAAGACCGGGTAATTCTGGGGCATTCTGCCGGAGGTTTATTCGGAGTATATTGTTTTACCAATTATCCTGATATTTTTGGCAACTACCTCTGTCTGAGTCCGTCACTTTGGATAGGAGATCAGATTGTTCTCAGTAATGAAAAAAAAAACAGAATCGCCAACCAAACCCGAAATGGTAGATTCTTTCTAGCTGCGGGTGAAGTTGAAGAAGGCGGAATACGACCGCCTATAGAAGCACTCCGACAGATCCTGGATCGGTATTACAAAGGCTTTTCCCAGGAATATAAGATCGCTAAGGGACTCGATCATCTTGGTTCTAAAAAGCCGAATATCAGAGAGGCTATTTCCTTTTATTTTCAACAACATTAA